aaaaccgtttaaccaactaactctgaacttggtaggcatcatcctggggacaatggaattcaaataggtcaaaatggtgttcttttgtaaaaaacaaaatggcctccagacctacattttcttcttaaatttaaaaccacttcagttGAAAAacggtttatttgattaactccaaagttgacaagcatcatccctgtgtcaatgcaattgactttttcaaaaatggtattTGTGCTTAAACCAATATGGTCGCCTGATGCAGTTCTTTAAATGCCTTTCAGAATGTTTGGTCAAATATAAAACTAGCtcataactccttacaaagtgtaGATaggttaatgtttgttttatattctgtgttttaatgtCTTTCATTCCTGTACAGAATGGACGTTACTGTCGTTTTCAGCTGTCCATTTAACCCAGTATaaatctgtcaaggacattttttCATTGTCTTGTTTTTAGAAGTTTGTTTTCAACCTTACAGCACATTAGGAATGTCTTGCACTGTTCCACCAGGAGTCAAGCTAGTTTTTATCAGAGTCCTGTTCCTGTTTTTAGGAGCTGAGGATTTCCAGCTGATGCTGAAGATCCCTTTAGATTCCTATAATTAACCGTTTCTGtcggaatgaatgaatgatgctGAAACTCGCCCGAGTGCTACTGGTCGCCTGGGAAGCTTTCGCTTGCTGGTGCTCGGTGGTGGAGCTGTTGGTTGTGCTTGCATATGATGGGACATTTCTGCACAGGAGACTGATGGTCATCTTGCGCACAGAGCCTGACAGCAGAAAGAACATGACTGGATCCAGGCAATTGTTTAGAGTTGAGAAGAGCAGTGCCACCTCATTGGTTTTGTCAATGATGTTCGTCCAGTAGCAGGTAGTGCCATAGATCTGGGACCAGATGTAGATTACACGAAAGATGTGATATGGAACGAAGCACACCGTAAAgataaaaagcacaaaaaaagatttttttgcCGTCTGTCTATACTTGTGGGCATTGGGAAGGTCTGATTTCTCCCTAGAAAGTTTGTAAAGCTTTTTGGCAATTTGACCATAAGAGAGCATTAGGGAAATGTAAACTACCCAAAAGACAACAACCATTGcaaggttaaagaaagctttCCATTTGGCATTTTGTCTGCCCTTGTATTGGAAACATTTAGTGATCTTCTCGTTGCCTTCTGGTTTGCTGATCATGGGTATAATGAAAGCAATGGCCATACCCCAGGTGATGCAACATGTGATGATGCTCCATTTCCTCTTCTGCAGTTTGTACTGCTGTACTGAGCGTTGGATTTTGATGTATCGGTCCACACTGATGAACCCAAGCAGGGTGATGCTGATGTACATGTTCATGTAGAAAATGTTGCCGACCACTTTGCAGAAGGTCTGGCCCAGCATCCACTGGTTTTTGGTGCTGTGGTAGACGATGCGGAAAGGCAAACAGATAATCAGGATGAGGTCAGCAACAGCTATGTTGACAAGGAAAACATGGACAGAGTTCTTCTTTGAGTGGACGAAGAGGAAGACGTACAGGGCTAAAACGTTTCCCAACAGTCCAAAGACAAACATGAAGGAGTAGGCCAAGGCTAAAGGAATGCTCATAGAGTCATCGTTTATAACACATGTGGTGTTGGGCTCCAGTGTTGTATTTACAGTGTCTGTACTCTCTGTAAAGCTGTAGGGGACTGAATCATTTAAAGTTCCTAAATTAATGAGGCTTGTCATTTTGAAGTAATCTTCAATCCTGTAAAGCAAGAAAGCATAATCTTTTGTTGGTATGTAATGTTAAAATGGAAGTTATTAATAGCAAGACAAAATATCTTTAACGGtatatttaaagacagtacatCCTGCCTAAGACTTTGTGTCACAGAGTGCAAGCTTTTagaaacatggtaaagcacaggcattGTAAAACTCCAAATTTACAGTGCGCATTTTCCCTTGTAAGCttttataaaagaataaaaaggcttaaaaaaaaaagataataataataataatccccatAATTGTCAGAACATTAATTTAGTTTACTTTTGCATAGTCAAAAATATTCTAGCAACAATTGCACATTTTAGattttacatatatatgtatatatccaaaaatacaaactgcatttgtaaataacttatttacaaCAGCAAGGATTATGTTCATTTCAACTGGCTatgtgatgtcatagccgtgctataatgtcatattatatatatatataatatatatatatatattatatatatatatatatatatatatatatatagatatatatatagatatatatatatatagatatatatataatagatagatatatatatatatatatataaaaaaatatatagtgatatatagaTGGACACATATatagtggatatatatatataacgtgcctcggatataacagcacagatggacacacacacacagtggatctCAATTATAAcgtgcctcggatataacgctcttacagcatgtcccccaaataaaaaatgtaacgttCATTACATGGtgtttatgcatggttaattcacagaaagtacgttttttgcttcactatatatgCATTATTAAGAGagagttattttgttttatgtttataacaCTCTTTATAATAATCTACTTCTGTGGAGTCAAGCAATTGAAATCCAGAAACTGTGGTGTTAGTAATTAGAGCAGTAGACTGCTGTCATACAATTCAATCTTTCTTGCTGCAAATTTCTGATGAAATTTATAAATAAACCGTTGATAGAATAACAGCTTTATTATTGTACATTATtcctgatattattattattattattatgattattattattattagaacagaGTATAGCCGTTAGCCTACAATATAGAAGATGGTTGAAAACATTACATGTTTACAGTCATTACCTGCACTCTGCTTATCCACTGCTTACTAAATATCTGGGTACAATACTTATTGTGGCATTAGTCTTTGCAGTCACCATTGCAAAAAGAGGTCAGATGAAGAACAAAGAGCCTACCCTGTCATAAGTGTGTAGTACATTCTTTGGAGTTCTTTTGCCCTATTGGGGTCAGTGAGGTTATTCATCTGTTTATTGAGCCGTGGGTCTGAGGGTGGTTAAACTGGCAAGAAATACCCCCACCCCTAGTTTTGCATTGATTCATTTACCCTGTAACTTGTTGGACAGTAGCATATAATGAAAGTTGTGTTCAATAGCAGTTCAGTCACTGAAAGCTGGTGAGCCAGGAAGCAGCATACAGTATCATAATTGCTATTTAATTAGATGTCTTGcttgtaattaaagaaaaaaaagttgtataaagTTCCCTTGATGTGTAACATCTTGCCACCGCACATAACGAAACAGTCTTCAGGAAAAGATCCCCTGTGCACTTCTGTTTCTGAACTACAAATACTGTGGACTGAAGATTGTTGCTGAAGTGCAATTCAAATTTGAAATTCCTCCCCTgcaagcaaaactaaaaaaaatgtgcatttccaacaaagaatatttaaatgaatgACAGCAGGCTATTCATGATTCACGAATGAACCAGGTATACAGTACCATAACACGGGTTCTTGATTTCCCTTGCTTATATCCACACCAGTAGATTATTTAATTACACCTTGTaacaattttactttttttttttgttcctgggtagtaaatttacagtataattgtaaatctcgaaaaactactcacttctaaatcttttgtagtcatttttgtattactttagtataaatacatgttaatttggattcatatgttgtttttttctgactttatgtgaacgaaaagacacacatgtgcccgttttcccattggaaatagtgatattttgaaatatcactgtcctggtcacaaaagcaaagtttgtggggaataatagccattttctatacttttgaggcataagcaattaggaaataacacttactacccaggaacaaaaattgtgttacatagtgttatgcacAAAATTTGTTTACAATAAGAAATACTCACCTGTGGAGCTCCTGGCATGTGACGTGCCTTCCTTCCAAAAGTGAAATGGGATTAGAAATAAATTACTTGCATATAGCTCATGACATTTCCTGTCCTAATCTTCAACTTTTACACAGTACTCTGTGGTGTTCTTTCTGTTTTAGTCATGCAGTTACCACAAACTGTTTCCTACTTTTTGAGTATTCTGTTGACTCCTCCTTTTTATTGGAGGGCTCTTTTATCAatcattatgtatttaaaaaaaaaaaaaaaaaaaaaaaaaaaaaagtaaaacatgttgTAACACCATGTATAATGCTGCTGAAAATATtcaatgtactttaaaaaatgtgcaagttatcaattaaaaaaaaaaacaacactgagagGATAGCCATGCGGGTTTGGTAATAATTTCTTTCTGAGAAATGGTGAAGTTATTTGACTGTTCAACTGAGCGCCTAAAACAAGTTCTCATAGTTCTTCTGCAGTGAGGTAACAGAGTGACAcacatgttttttattctttttatttattgtgtatggCTGATAGAAGTGTTGTTATGCAGACTAAGAAGATAAATGCACTGTTTATTAAACAGGATGAACcaaagggttttctttttttgttttgtaactattACTGTTCTAACaactaatgtttattttgatttctaaAGACATCTTTCAGTTCTCGTTAATTGTGGTTAAACTTTGAGCTGTGTGTTGGGTGTAAGTTTAGCTTTCTTACTGGAGAAGAGTTGCAGCCTTACATATTGGGAGAGATGCATTCTTGTAATCAGTGTGCCAGTTAATGCATTGGAGCCTGATGCATTCACTGACACATCAGTACATTTGTGAATATGCACCTTGGTATGTTGGAATGCACTTTTGAACATCTTTGGCCTCACTCAGTAAATATAGGTAGAAGTATTTGATCACCTCATAGCTACTGGTGCAACTGCATGTAGTATTTTGTTAAGCCTTAAGTTGTGTACCCCACCAAGTGCGGTAGATCAATAAGCTTGTTTATTGTGGCTCTTTTTCTTTACcggaaataaaaacacagtaaccCAGCTTGACTAAATCTTCTGCCATATACAAGAAAGCGGTATACTGCTGCTGTTACACTTTGATTAAAGGTTTTTACCACTGGGTTAGTTGTAGTGTATCGATCCctgtacaggcagtcctcgcacttatgaCACAGCTGGTTcctgtaagtcgaagcacattttcccataggaacaatgttataaccGTTAAccgttacatgcataaaaaaaacctgctagaCTAAGTCATGGCGATCGCGAAAGGTACAGctgttcggacaccgagcatgcgcacacgatgcatggctcaggtctcgccgtgtcATAAATGCCGTCTCGATGTCGTAAAGTccaagcagggtaataatgcaaaagagtcataAGTCGAAGCGTTGTAAGTCGAGGATCACCTGTATCTATGTATTACAAATGTACCTTATAATATGaagggttgtttttgttttatggtacTTATTGCAAGATGTTAGCGATTGCTATTGAAGAATGCCGTCTGATATCAGACAGCGGTACTTTTTGGGAGAGAGGGCTCTGGAGCGGCAAGTGCATGCATATTAGGGGTGCATTATGATCGgttccattttttttatcaactcttTCAACAATTTTTAACGTCTAGTTGCTTTTTtggtaaaaccaaaatgaaattttaaaactggacaggacaAACCATTATTACACACGTTAGGTTTAGGCAATTGACATGTTGGCTGTTGAGTTTAAGAAATAAAAGGCGAAGGGAAAGAAACGTCGTTGTCGTCTTCTTTTCAAGTACAGTTTATTGAAGgtaaaagttctgagttgcagagttacaaccagacatcttaaaggttacatggtgacaacatTTTGCAGGTTTCCTCTTTACAAGCACGGagcagagcaatacaaagaacatttcagtattctcagttcaaatgcagtctctcagtgacatcatgatttttccttaaaccaatcagaaaaagacacagaTCTCTTATCATTTGATTGATTGTCCATTTGtcttaaccctagcttcaaagcatctggttcagtccagtttctctttgaagtagctacttttataaccctcataaaatcaactgtaatttcctaagaaaacttattttatttctagtttgtacttTCTAAGTAGCAATTTAACCAGAATTTGGCTTAacctttaacccattctgtgagttgtattctaagaccaaaaattgatttatatctaaataaaatgttccaacattGGCTTCAAAGTGACTGAGGTGTTCGGCAGCAttttaacacagtaaaacacttctaatttaaaatgtcaccaaGATTCATAACGGTAAAAAGCTAGAACTTTGGCCCACCGCCAGTACCCTGAAAAACACCTGCAAAGTTCTCGTTTTGTATGCTAGTTTATAAGAGCCtgttactataatatatatgCCTCTATGGGTAAAGCACATAAACTTGAATTCAATCAATGTGCCGCTAGAATGCAGCAAAATTCCTGCCTCCCGTACCTGCTAGGTTTACAGTGCATTATTGCATCCGTACATTAACATGCATTATCTTTCTTTACAGCCTCACTGTGTTTTGCTTGCATCGAAGGAGAATTCAGCCCCTGTGAAGCTCGGAGGTTTTGGAGTGGCTATACAGCTTGGAGAATCTGGATTGGTTGCTggaggtatttatttttaattctttcaGTACAGTAACTGCAAAAAGGAGGAACCTTTAGCAGAGTTTAAATAATCTATAG
The Polyodon spathula isolate WHYD16114869_AA chromosome 9, ASM1765450v1, whole genome shotgun sequence genome window above contains:
- the LOC121320595 gene encoding probable G-protein coupled receptor 34 → MTSLINLGTLNDSVPYSFTESTDTVNTTLEPNTTCVINDDSMSIPLALAYSFMFVFGLLGNVLALYVFLFVHSKKNSVHVFLVNIAVADLILIICLPFRIVYHSTKNQWMLGQTFCKVVGNIFYMNMYISITLLGFISVDRYIKIQRSVQQYKLQKRKWSIITCCITWGMAIAFIIPMISKPEGNEKITKCFQYKGRQNAKWKAFFNLAMVVVFWVVYISLMLSYGQIAKKLYKLSREKSDLPNAHKYRQTAKKSFFVLFIFTVCFVPYHIFRVIYIWSQIYGTTCYWTNIIDKTNEVALLFSTLNNCLDPVMFFLLSGSVRKMTISLLCRNVPSYASTTNSSTTEHQQAKASQATSSTRASFSIIHSFRQKRLIIGI